The following proteins come from a genomic window of Pseudomonas sp. WJP1:
- a CDS encoding ribose-phosphate pyrophosphokinase: MSKMMVFTGNANPDLARRVVRQLHIPLGDISVGKFSDGEITAEINENVRGKDVFIIQPTCAPTNDNLMELVVMADAFRRSSATRITAVIPYFGYARQDRRPRSARVAISAKVVADMLTVVGIDRVLTVDLHADQIQGFFDIPVDNIYGSPVLVDDIEDQRFENLMIVSPDIGGVVRARAVAKSLGVDLGIIDKRREKANHSEVMHIIGDVEGRTCILVDDMVDTAGTLCHAAKALKEHGAAKVFAYCTHPVLSGRAIENIENSVLDELVVTNTIPLSAAAQACARIRQLDIAPVVAEAVRRISNEESISAMFR, from the coding sequence GTGTCCAAGATGATGGTCTTTACGGGGAATGCTAACCCCGATCTGGCTCGGCGTGTCGTACGTCAGCTGCATATCCCTCTCGGTGACATCTCTGTCGGTAAATTTTCCGACGGCGAAATTACAGCCGAGATCAATGAAAACGTCCGCGGTAAAGACGTATTCATTATTCAGCCGACTTGCGCTCCGACCAACGATAACCTGATGGAACTGGTAGTGATGGCTGATGCCTTCCGCCGCTCCTCGGCTACTCGTATCACTGCTGTTATTCCTTACTTTGGTTATGCCCGTCAGGATCGCCGTCCGCGTTCCGCACGTGTGGCTATCAGCGCGAAAGTCGTGGCTGACATGCTTACCGTAGTCGGCATCGACCGTGTTCTCACGGTTGATTTGCATGCTGACCAAATCCAGGGTTTCTTCGATATTCCGGTAGATAACATCTACGGCTCCCCGGTTCTGGTGGATGACATTGAAGATCAGCGCTTCGAAAACCTGATGATCGTGTCCCCGGACATTGGTGGCGTCGTGCGTGCACGTGCCGTTGCCAAATCCTTGGGCGTGGATCTCGGGATCATCGACAAACGCCGTGAGAAAGCCAATCACTCTGAAGTGATGCATATCATCGGTGATGTCGAAGGGCGTACCTGTATTCTGGTCGATGACATGGTCGATACCGCCGGCACCCTGTGCCACGCGGCCAAGGCCTTGAAAGAGCATGGCGCTGCCAAGGTTTTCGCCTACTGCACACACCCTGTGCTGTCCGGTCGGGCGATCGAAAACATCGAAAATTCCGTGCTGGACGAGCTGGTGGTGACTAACACCATCCCGCTGTCCGCTGCAGCACAAGCCTGTGCGCGTATCCGTCAACTGGATATCGCACCGGTTGTTGCCGAGGCGGTCCGCCGCATCAGCAATGAAGAATCGATCAGCGCGATGTTCCGCTAA
- a CDS encoding 50S ribosomal protein L25/general stress protein Ctc, whose amino-acid sequence MNDFTLNAEVRSDLGKGASRRLRRLASLVPAVVYGGEKAPESISMLAKEVAKLLENEAAYSHIIELNVGGTKQNVVIKALQRHPAKGHVMHADFVRVVAGQKLTAIVPVHFINEEAPTKKGGEISHVVGEIEVSCLPKDLPEFIEVDLANAEIGSIIHLSDITAPKGVEFVALAHGDDKAVANVHAPRVAPEAAEGAAE is encoded by the coding sequence ATGAACGATTTTACTCTGAATGCTGAAGTGCGTTCCGACCTGGGGAAAGGTGCGAGCCGCCGCCTGCGTCGTCTCGCAAGCCTGGTTCCAGCTGTAGTTTACGGTGGCGAAAAAGCCCCTGAATCCATCAGCATGCTGGCCAAAGAAGTTGCCAAACTGCTCGAAAACGAAGCGGCTTACAGCCACATCATCGAGCTGAACGTTGGTGGCACCAAGCAAAACGTCGTGATCAAAGCTCTGCAACGTCACCCGGCCAAAGGCCACGTGATGCACGCTGACTTCGTACGCGTTGTAGCTGGCCAGAAACTGACCGCTATCGTTCCAGTGCACTTCATCAACGAAGAAGCACCGACCAAGAAAGGCGGCGAAATCTCCCACGTTGTTGGCGAGATCGAAGTTTCCTGCCTGCCGAAAGACCTGCCTGAATTCATCGAAGTCGACCTGGCTAACGCCGAAATCGGTTCGATCATTCACCTGTCCGACATCACCGCTCCTAAAGGCGTTGAGTTCGTTGCTCTGGCACACGGCGATGACAAGGCTGTTGCCAACGTCCACGCTCCACGTGTTGCTCCAGAAGCTGCAGAAGGCGCTGCAGAGTAA
- the pth gene encoding aminoacyl-tRNA hydrolase: MTAIKLIVGLGNPGAEYEQTRHNAGALFVERLANAQGVNLVADRKYFGLTGRFSHQGQDVRLLIPTTYMNRSGQAVAALAGFFRIKPEEILVAHDELDLPPGVAKLKVGGGHGGHNGLRDIIAQLGNQNTFHRLRLGIGHPGVASMVSNFVLGRAPRAEQEKLDASIDFALGVLPDILAGEWNRAMKNLHSQKA; encoded by the coding sequence GTGACTGCCATCAAACTGATCGTTGGCCTGGGAAATCCAGGCGCTGAATACGAACAGACCCGGCATAACGCAGGGGCCCTTTTTGTTGAGCGCCTCGCGAACGCACAAGGTGTGAACCTTGTAGCGGACCGCAAATATTTCGGCCTGACCGGGCGCTTTTCGCATCAGGGTCAGGATGTTCGTCTGCTGATTCCCACCACGTACATGAACCGCAGCGGCCAGGCCGTAGCGGCCCTTGCCGGTTTCTTCCGCATCAAGCCTGAAGAAATCCTCGTGGCACACGACGAACTCGATCTGCCTCCCGGCGTCGCCAAACTCAAGGTGGGCGGCGGCCATGGCGGTCACAACGGGTTGCGCGACATCATTGCGCAACTGGGCAATCAGAATACCTTTCACCGCCTGCGGCTTGGCATTGGCCACCCGGGCGTTGCCAGTATGGTTTCAAACTTCGTCCTGGGTCGTGCGCCACGCGCCGAACAGGAAAAACTCGATGCCAGCATCGACTTTGCCCTCGGCGTGCTGCCGGATATCCTCGCCGGTGAATGGAACCGCGCGATGAAAAACCTGCACAGCCAGAAGGCCTGA
- the ychF gene encoding redox-regulated ATPase YchF, which yields MGFNCGIVGLPNVGKSTLFNALTKSGIAAENFPFCTIEPNSGIVPMPDPRLEALAAIVNPKRILPTTMEFVDIAGLVAGASKGEGLGNKFLANIRETDAIAHVVRCFEDENVIHVSNSVDPKRDIEIIDLELIFADLDSCEKQLQKVARNAKGGDKDAVVQKGLLEQLIAHFTEGKPARSLMKNMSTDEKAVIKGFHLLTTKPVMYIANVAEDGFENNPHLDVVKAIAEEEGAVVVPVCNKIEAEIAELDDGEEKDMFLEALGLEEPGLNRVIRAGYEMLHLQTYFTAGVEEVRAWTVRVGATAPQAAGVIHTDFEKGFIRAEVIAYNDFIQYKGEAGTKEAGKWRLEGKDYIVKDGDVMHFRFNV from the coding sequence ATGGGATTCAATTGCGGCATCGTCGGCCTGCCTAACGTCGGCAAGTCCACCCTGTTCAACGCCCTGACCAAATCCGGGATCGCGGCCGAGAACTTCCCCTTCTGCACCATCGAACCGAACAGCGGTATCGTGCCGATGCCGGATCCACGCCTGGAAGCCCTGGCGGCCATCGTCAATCCAAAGCGCATCCTGCCGACCACCATGGAATTCGTCGACATCGCGGGCCTGGTGGCCGGCGCGTCGAAAGGTGAAGGCCTGGGCAACAAGTTCCTGGCCAACATCCGTGAGACCGATGCCATCGCCCACGTGGTCCGCTGCTTCGAAGACGAGAACGTGATTCACGTCTCCAACAGCGTCGACCCGAAACGCGACATCGAAATCATCGACCTGGAACTGATCTTCGCCGACCTCGATAGCTGCGAGAAGCAACTGCAGAAAGTCGCGCGCAACGCCAAGGGCGGCGACAAGGACGCAGTGGTCCAGAAAGGCCTGCTGGAGCAACTGATCGCGCACTTCACCGAAGGCAAGCCGGCACGCAGCCTGATGAAGAACATGAGCACCGACGAGAAAGCGGTGATCAAGGGCTTCCACCTGCTGACCACCAAACCGGTCATGTACATCGCCAACGTCGCTGAAGACGGTTTCGAAAACAACCCGCACCTGGACGTGGTCAAGGCCATCGCCGAAGAAGAAGGCGCCGTGGTTGTTCCGGTGTGCAACAAGATCGAAGCGGAAATCGCCGAGCTCGATGACGGCGAAGAGAAAGACATGTTCCTCGAAGCCCTGGGCCTCGAAGAGCCTGGCCTGAACCGCGTGATCCGCGCCGGCTACGAAATGCTGCACCTGCAGACCTACTTCACCGCCGGTGTCGAAGAAGTCCGCGCCTGGACCGTACGCGTCGGTGCCACCGCACCACAAGCCGCTGGCGTGATCCACACCGACTTCGAAAAAGGCTTCATCCGCGCCGAAGTGATCGCCTACAACGACTTCATCCAGTACAAGGGTGAAGCCGGTACCAAGGAAGCCGGTAAATGGCGCCTGGAAGGCAAGGATTACATCGTCAAGGACGGCGACGTGATGCACTTCCGCTTTAACGTCTAA
- a CDS encoding OsmC domain/YcaO domain-containing protein — MEIKVNFLDNLRLEAKFDDFTVVADQPIRYKGDGSAPGPFDYFLASSALCAAYFVKLYCSTRNIPTENIRLSQNNIVDPENRYNQIFKIQVELPADISDKDRQGILRSIDRCTVKKVVQAGPEFVIEEVENLDADAQALLMPAANAGSEAGTYIVGKDLPLEQTIANMSGILAGLGMKIEIASWRNIVPNVWSLHIRDAHSPMCFTNGKGATKEGALASALGEFIERLNCNFFYNDQFWGEDIANAAFVHYPNERWFQPGPKDELPPEILDAYCLRVYNRDGELRGSHLFDTNSGNEERGICSLPYVRQSDGEVVYFPSNLIENLYLSNGMSAGNTLAEAQVQCLSEIFERAVKREIIEGEFALPDVPADVLAKYPGILAGIQALEEQGFPVLVKDASLGGEFPVMCVTLMNPRTGGVFASFGAHPSLEVALERSLTELLQGRSFEGLNDLPLPTFEGHAVTEPNNFVEHFIDSSGVVSWRFFSAQSDYEFVEWDFSGQGENSNTEEAATLFGILEGMGKEVYMAVYEHIGATACRILVPDYSEIYPIDDLIWDNTNKALFFREDILNLHSLDKAGLKTLVKRLEDSELDDYTDITTLIGIEFDDNTAWGQLTILELKLLIYLVLQKFEEAKELVEMFLQYNDNTVERGLFYQAVNVVLEMQLDEDLELADYEANFRRMFGNERMDAAIGSVDGSVRFFGLTPTSMKLEGLDRHLRLIDSYKKLHAARAKVTG, encoded by the coding sequence ATGGAAATCAAGGTCAATTTTCTCGACAACCTCCGACTTGAAGCCAAGTTCGATGACTTCACCGTGGTGGCCGACCAGCCTATCCGCTACAAGGGCGATGGTTCGGCACCGGGTCCGTTCGACTACTTCCTGGCTTCGTCGGCGTTGTGTGCGGCTTACTTTGTGAAGTTGTACTGCAGCACTCGCAATATCCCCACCGAAAACATCCGCCTGTCGCAGAACAACATTGTCGACCCGGAAAACCGCTACAACCAGATTTTCAAGATCCAGGTCGAGTTGCCGGCCGATATCTCCGACAAGGACCGCCAGGGCATCTTGCGCTCCATCGACCGCTGTACCGTGAAAAAGGTGGTGCAGGCCGGGCCTGAGTTCGTAATTGAAGAGGTGGAGAACCTGGATGCCGATGCCCAGGCGCTGCTGATGCCGGCTGCCAATGCAGGTTCGGAGGCGGGCACCTACATCGTGGGCAAGGACCTGCCGCTGGAGCAGACCATCGCCAACATGTCGGGCATCCTGGCCGGCCTGGGCATGAAGATCGAAATCGCTTCGTGGCGCAATATCGTGCCCAATGTGTGGTCGCTGCATATCCGCGATGCGCACTCGCCGATGTGTTTTACGAACGGCAAGGGCGCGACCAAGGAAGGCGCGCTGGCATCGGCGTTGGGCGAGTTCATCGAGCGACTGAACTGCAACTTCTTCTACAACGATCAGTTCTGGGGAGAAGACATCGCCAACGCGGCGTTTGTGCACTACCCGAACGAACGCTGGTTCCAGCCGGGCCCTAAAGATGAGCTGCCGCCGGAGATTCTCGACGCGTACTGCCTGCGGGTTTACAACCGCGATGGCGAGTTGCGTGGCTCGCACCTGTTCGACACCAACTCGGGCAACGAGGAGCGCGGCATCTGTTCGCTGCCGTATGTGCGCCAGTCAGACGGCGAGGTCGTGTATTTCCCGTCCAACCTGATCGAAAACCTGTACCTCAGCAATGGCATGAGTGCCGGTAATACCCTGGCTGAAGCGCAGGTGCAGTGCCTGTCGGAAATCTTCGAGCGCGCGGTCAAGCGCGAAATCATCGAAGGTGAATTTGCCCTGCCGGACGTGCCGGCCGACGTGCTGGCGAAATACCCAGGGATACTGGCCGGTATCCAGGCGCTGGAAGAGCAGGGGTTCCCGGTGTTGGTGAAGGATGCGTCCCTGGGGGGTGAATTCCCGGTGATGTGCGTCACCTTGATGAACCCGCGTACCGGTGGCGTGTTCGCCTCTTTCGGCGCGCACCCGAGCCTGGAAGTGGCGCTGGAGCGCAGCCTGACGGAATTGCTGCAGGGCCGAAGCTTCGAAGGCCTCAATGACCTGCCCCTGCCGACCTTTGAAGGTCATGCGGTGACCGAGCCAAACAACTTCGTCGAGCACTTCATCGACTCCAGCGGCGTGGTGTCGTGGCGCTTCTTCAGTGCCCAGTCGGATTACGAGTTCGTGGAGTGGGACTTCTCGGGCCAGGGCGAAAACTCCAATACGGAAGAAGCCGCGACCCTGTTCGGCATTCTCGAAGGCATGGGCAAAGAAGTGTACATGGCGGTGTACGAGCACATCGGTGCAACGGCCTGTCGCATCCTGGTGCCGGACTACTCGGAAATTTATCCGATCGACGACCTGATCTGGGATAACACCAACAAAGCGCTGTTTTTCCGCGAGGACATCCTGAATCTGCACAGCCTCGACAAGGCCGGCCTGAAGACACTGGTCAAGCGTCTGGAAGACAGCGAGCTGGACGACTACACCGACATCACCACCTTGATCGGCATCGAATTCGACGACAACACCGCCTGGGGTCAGTTGACGATCCTCGAGTTGAAGCTGCTGATTTATCTCGTCTTGCAGAAGTTTGAAGAGGCCAAGGAGCTGGTGGAAATGTTCCTCCAGTACAACGACAACACGGTCGAGCGCGGCTTGTTCTACCAGGCCGTGAACGTGGTGCTGGAAATGCAGCTGGACGAGGACCTGGAGCTGGCCGATTACGAGGCCAACTTCCGCCGGATGTTTGGCAACGAGCGCATGGACGCCGCGATCGGCTCCGTGGACGGCAGCGTACGCTTCTTCGGCTTGACGCCTACCAGCATGAAGCTGGAAGGCCTCGACAGGCACCTGCGCCTGATCGACAGCTATAAGAAGCTGCACGCGGCGCGCGCGAAGGTGACGGGTTGA
- a CDS encoding MFS transporter codes for MAISNVQSATAAAPATSQSSPLVMRIIGAVALAHLINDLIQSVLPSIYPMLKANYGLTFTQVGLITLTFQLTASLLQPWVGYHTDRHPKPWLLPAGTVCTLIGIVMMSVVGSFPLILLAAGLIGIGSSTFHPEASRVARLASGGRFGLAQSTFQVGGNAGSAFGPLLAAAIIIPYGQGHVAWFGLFAVFALFVLYRISRWYANHLNLFKLKQGQAATHGLSKGRVTSALVVLGLLVFSKYFYMSSLTSYFTFYLIEKFDLSVASSQLHLFLFLGAVAAGTFFGGPIGDRIGRKAVIWFSILGVAPFTLLLPHVDLFWTTVLSVVIGFILASAFSAIVVYAQELVPGNVGMIAGVFFGLMFGFGGIGAALLGHLADIHGIEYVYFLCSFLPLLGVLAIFLPRTKKA; via the coding sequence ATGGCTATCAGCAACGTTCAGTCCGCCACTGCGGCGGCGCCCGCGACGTCACAAAGCAGCCCCCTGGTCATGCGCATCATCGGCGCGGTGGCGCTGGCGCACCTGATCAACGACCTGATTCAATCGGTGCTGCCGTCGATCTACCCGATGCTCAAGGCCAACTATGGCCTGACGTTCACCCAGGTCGGCCTGATCACCCTGACTTTCCAGCTGACCGCTTCGCTGCTGCAGCCCTGGGTCGGCTACCACACAGACCGTCACCCCAAGCCCTGGCTGTTGCCGGCCGGTACGGTCTGCACCTTGATCGGCATCGTGATGATGTCGGTGGTCGGCAGCTTCCCGCTGATTCTGCTAGCGGCGGGCTTGATCGGCATTGGCTCCTCGACCTTTCACCCGGAAGCTTCCCGCGTGGCACGACTGGCCTCGGGTGGGCGATTTGGCCTGGCGCAATCGACCTTTCAGGTCGGCGGCAACGCGGGCTCGGCGTTCGGTCCGTTGCTGGCGGCGGCGATCATCATCCCTTACGGGCAAGGGCATGTGGCCTGGTTCGGCCTGTTCGCGGTGTTTGCCCTGTTCGTGCTCTACCGGATCAGTCGCTGGTACGCCAATCACTTGAACCTGTTCAAGCTCAAGCAGGGCCAGGCGGCCACCCACGGCCTGTCCAAGGGCCGGGTGACCAGCGCGCTGGTGGTGCTCGGGCTGCTGGTGTTCTCCAAGTACTTCTACATGTCCAGCCTCACCAGTTACTTCACGTTCTACCTGATCGAGAAGTTCGACCTGTCGGTGGCCAGTTCGCAACTGCACCTGTTCCTGTTTCTCGGCGCGGTGGCCGCGGGGACATTCTTCGGTGGGCCCATCGGCGACAGGATCGGCCGCAAGGCCGTGATCTGGTTCTCGATCCTTGGGGTTGCACCGTTCACGTTGCTACTGCCGCATGTGGACCTGTTCTGGACCACTGTCCTCAGTGTGGTCATCGGCTTCATCCTCGCCTCGGCCTTCTCGGCCATCGTGGTGTACGCCCAGGAACTGGTGCCAGGCAATGTCGGGATGATTGCCGGGGTGTTCTTCGGCCTGATGTTCGGCTTTGGCGGGATTGGCGCGGCGCTGCTGGGTCACCTGGCGGACATCCACGGCATCGAATACGTGTACTTCCTCTGTTCGTTCCTGCCGTTGCTGGGCGTATTGGCGATTTTCCTGCCACGGACCAAAAAGGCCTGA
- a CDS encoding DUF2817 domain-containing protein: protein MQSEFPTQPSYRSQREQFLAAATAAGATLSEYPHPLTGPSGESLGTDVAVLGDPGAKRLLIALSGTHGVEGFYGSGCQIKWLQELGKRSLPADVAVVMIHAINPWGMAWLRRVNEDNIDLNRNHLDFERALPDNQAYEALHDIYACTQLRGPERELADALLEEQIRLLGWPAVMSVVEGGQHAHPDGLFYGGVAPSWSNRTLQQIMQKHVAHADVALCFDLHTGAGEYGHPMLLTITEAAYPALADAQGIYGPWLYTLHTGADTLSETGVAATATGYTSQALLDALPQVRLMPFVIECGTYPGPDVHRHLRDDHWLHLYGNVHDAVGREIKLNLLEQFYPADSDWQAMVWLRTWQIWERGLSALPTIRC, encoded by the coding sequence ATGCAAAGCGAGTTTCCAACCCAGCCAAGCTACCGTTCCCAGCGCGAACAATTCCTGGCGGCGGCAACCGCGGCCGGTGCGACGCTGAGCGAGTACCCCCATCCACTCACAGGGCCATCAGGCGAGTCCCTGGGCACCGATGTGGCAGTGCTCGGCGATCCTGGCGCCAAACGCCTGCTGATCGCGCTGAGCGGCACTCACGGGGTCGAGGGCTTCTATGGCTCGGGTTGCCAGATCAAGTGGTTGCAAGAGCTCGGCAAGCGCTCGTTGCCGGCGGATGTTGCCGTGGTGATGATTCATGCGATCAATCCCTGGGGCATGGCATGGCTGCGTCGGGTCAACGAAGACAATATCGACCTGAACCGCAATCACCTGGACTTCGAGCGTGCGCTGCCGGACAACCAGGCCTATGAAGCGCTGCACGACATCTATGCCTGCACGCAGTTGCGAGGGCCTGAGCGTGAGCTGGCCGATGCCTTGCTTGAAGAACAGATCCGCCTGCTGGGATGGCCTGCGGTCATGTCGGTTGTCGAGGGAGGCCAGCACGCGCATCCGGATGGATTGTTCTACGGCGGGGTGGCCCCCAGTTGGTCGAACCGCACGTTGCAGCAGATCATGCAAAAGCACGTGGCCCATGCTGACGTCGCCCTGTGTTTCGACTTGCACACCGGCGCCGGGGAGTATGGGCATCCGATGTTGTTGACGATCACCGAGGCAGCTTATCCGGCCCTGGCCGATGCCCAGGGGATTTACGGCCCGTGGCTCTACACGTTGCACACCGGTGCCGACACGCTGAGCGAAACCGGTGTTGCAGCCACTGCGACCGGCTACACCTCGCAGGCGCTGCTCGATGCGCTACCGCAGGTGCGGTTGATGCCATTCGTCATCGAGTGCGGGACGTATCCGGGGCCGGACGTTCATCGACATCTGCGCGACGACCACTGGCTGCATCTGTACGGTAATGTCCACGATGCGGTGGGGCGAGAGATCAAACTGAATCTGCTTGAGCAGTTCTATCCGGCGGATAGCGATTGGCAGGCCATGGTCTGGTTGCGCACGTGGCAGATCTGGGAGCGGGGATTGTCGGCGCTACCGACGATTCGTTGCTGA
- the ggt gene encoding gamma-glutamyltransferase produces MFSASHSNRARLPALAVIITALTLGACHNASAPTLPTAPESASGYRTDLQTRHASRHMAAAANPLAAEAGREMLRRGGSAIDAAIAMQAVLTLVEPQSSGIGGGALIVLWDGQSVRTYDGRETAPAGATEKLFLQADGQPMPFPQAQIGGRSVGTPGVLRALELAHRKHGRLPWAQLFEPAIELAQQGFVISPRLHRLIAADSSIRRSAEMTAYFLNADGSPKASGTLLKNPPLAAALQRIAKEGPDALYKGPIAQEIVAKVQGHANPGSLSLSDLANYSAKERAPLCTDYKRWQVCGMPPPSSGGIAMAQILGTLQALETRNKRWALAPMQPLKTSTPAGFEPTAEAVHLISEAERLAYADRAQYVADSDFVPVPVKGLIDPAYLASRAALIGEHSMGTAKPGTPPGIQVAYAPDRSPLRISTSQVVAVDDQGGAVSMTTTIESAFGSHVMVQGFLLNNEMTDFSFIPEENGQKVANRVEPGKRPRSSMAPTLIFDRQSGEFVASVGSPGGSQIIEYVAKTTVGLLDWNLDAQTAINLPNFGSRNGPTELENGQFSPALIQALKDKGHSVNEIDMTSGTQAIVRVKDAQGKASLAGGADPRREGEALGD; encoded by the coding sequence GTGTTCTCAGCCTCCCATTCGAATCGCGCGCGCCTGCCAGCCCTCGCAGTGATCATCACCGCGCTGACCCTTGGCGCCTGCCACAACGCCTCGGCCCCAACGCTGCCCACCGCACCGGAAAGCGCCTCCGGTTACCGCACCGACCTGCAGACCCGACACGCTTCACGCCACATGGCGGCAGCCGCCAACCCACTGGCAGCCGAAGCCGGACGGGAGATGCTGCGTCGCGGTGGCTCGGCCATCGATGCCGCCATTGCCATGCAGGCGGTGCTGACGCTGGTCGAGCCGCAGTCCTCGGGCATCGGTGGCGGTGCGTTGATCGTGCTCTGGGATGGCCAATCCGTGCGCACGTACGACGGGCGCGAAACCGCCCCGGCCGGTGCCACCGAGAAGCTGTTCCTGCAGGCCGACGGTCAACCGATGCCCTTCCCCCAGGCCCAGATCGGCGGGCGCTCGGTGGGCACGCCAGGGGTGTTGCGAGCCCTTGAACTGGCCCATCGCAAACACGGTCGCCTGCCATGGGCACAACTGTTCGAGCCCGCCATCGAACTGGCGCAGCAAGGCTTTGTCATCTCGCCTCGCCTGCATCGGCTGATCGCCGCGGACTCGTCCATAAGGCGCTCTGCGGAGATGACCGCCTATTTCCTGAATGCCGATGGCAGCCCGAAAGCCAGCGGTACCCTGTTGAAAAATCCACCCTTGGCCGCCGCGCTGCAACGCATCGCCAAGGAAGGGCCGGATGCCTTGTACAAAGGGCCCATTGCGCAAGAGATCGTTGCCAAGGTCCAGGGTCACGCCAACCCGGGCAGCCTGTCGCTGAGCGACCTGGCCAATTACAGCGCCAAGGAACGCGCGCCCTTGTGCACCGACTACAAGCGCTGGCAGGTCTGTGGCATGCCACCCCCCTCGTCGGGCGGGATCGCCATGGCGCAGATCCTCGGCACGCTGCAAGCCCTGGAGACACGCAACAAGCGCTGGGCCCTGGCGCCGATGCAACCGCTGAAAACCAGCACGCCCGCCGGCTTCGAACCGACCGCCGAAGCCGTGCACCTGATCAGCGAAGCCGAGCGCCTGGCCTATGCCGATCGCGCGCAGTACGTAGCCGACTCGGACTTCGTGCCAGTGCCCGTCAAGGGCCTGATTGACCCGGCTTACCTGGCCAGCCGGGCGGCACTGATCGGCGAGCACAGCATGGGCACGGCCAAGCCCGGCACACCGCCGGGCATCCAGGTCGCCTACGCGCCAGACCGCTCCCCTCTGCGCATCTCCACCTCGCAAGTGGTGGCGGTCGATGACCAGGGCGGCGCAGTGTCCATGACCACCACCATCGAATCCGCTTTCGGCTCGCATGTGATGGTCCAGGGCTTCCTGCTCAACAACGAGATGACCGATTTCTCGTTCATTCCCGAGGAGAACGGCCAGAAAGTCGCCAACCGCGTCGAGCCCGGCAAGCGCCCACGCTCGTCCATGGCCCCAACCTTGATCTTCGACCGCCAGAGCGGTGAATTCGTCGCCAGCGTCGGCTCTCCCGGCGGCTCGCAAATCATCGAATACGTCGCCAAAACCACCGTCGGCCTGCTCGACTGGAACCTCGATGCACAAACAGCCATCAACCTGCCCAACTTCGGCAGCCGAAATGGCCCGACCGAACTGGAGAACGGCCAGTTCAGCCCGGCGCTGATACAGGCACTCAAGGACAAGGGACACAGCGTCAACGAAATCGACATGACCAGCGGCACCCAAGCGATTGTCCGGGTCAAGGATGCACAGGGAAAGGCGTCGCTGGCCGGTGGGGCCGATCCCAGGCGCGAAGGGGAAGCATTGGGGGATTGA
- the ddlA gene encoding D-alanine--D-alanine ligase encodes MSKLRVGVIFGGRSAEHEVSLQSAKNIVDALDRSRFEPVLIGIDKQGHWHLNDPSNFLLNQENPALIALNQSNRELAVVPGKARQQLVETAGPELLGHVDVIFPIVHGTLGEDGCLQGLLRMADLPFVGSDVLGSAVCMDKDISKRLLRDAGLAVTPFVTLTRASASRTGFAEVSGKLGLPLFVKPANQGSSVGVSKVADETEYAAAVELALSFDEKVLIESAVKGREIECAVLGNEDAIASGCGEIVVHSGFYSYDSKYIDEKAAEVVVPANISVEASERIRAMAVEAFQVLGCSGLARVDVFLTESGEVLINEINSLPGFTRISMYPKLWQAAGMTYSELVTRLIDLALAKHQARQALKISR; translated from the coding sequence ATGAGTAAACTGCGTGTTGGCGTTATTTTTGGGGGCCGCTCGGCCGAGCACGAGGTGTCGCTGCAGTCGGCAAAAAACATTGTCGATGCACTGGATCGTTCGCGCTTCGAGCCGGTGCTGATCGGCATCGACAAGCAAGGCCACTGGCACCTCAACGATCCCTCGAACTTCCTGCTGAACCAGGAAAACCCGGCCCTGATCGCGCTCAATCAATCCAATCGCGAATTGGCCGTGGTTCCGGGCAAAGCCCGCCAGCAATTGGTGGAAACCGCCGGTCCCGAACTGCTGGGCCACGTCGACGTGATCTTCCCGATTGTTCACGGCACCCTGGGTGAAGACGGTTGCCTGCAGGGTTTGCTGCGCATGGCCGATTTGCCGTTCGTCGGTTCCGATGTGCTGGGTTCGGCGGTTTGCATGGACAAGGACATCAGCAAGCGCCTGTTGCGTGATGCCGGCCTGGCCGTCACGCCGTTCGTCACCCTGACCCGCGCCAGCGCCTCGCGCACAGGCTTCGCCGAGGTCAGCGGCAAGCTCGGCCTGCCGCTGTTCGTCAAACCGGCCAACCAGGGTTCTTCCGTCGGTGTAAGCAAAGTGGCCGACGAAACCGAATATGCGGCGGCGGTCGAGCTGGCATTGAGCTTCGATGAAAAGGTGTTGATCGAGTCGGCGGTCAAGGGGCGCGAGATCGAATGCGCGGTACTGGGCAACGAAGATGCCATCGCCAGCGGTTGTGGCGAGATCGTGGTGCACAGTGGCTTCTATTCCTACGACAGCAAGTACATCGATGAGAAAGCTGCTGAAGTGGTGGTGCCGGCCAATATCAGCGTCGAAGCCAGCGAGCGTATTCGTGCCATGGCGGTCGAGGCGTTCCAGGTGCTCGGCTGCTCCGGGCTGGCGCGGGTCGATGTATTTTTGACCGAGAGCGGAGAGGTCTTGATCAACGAGATCAATTCGCTACCGGGTTTCACCCGCATCAGCATGTACCCGAAACTGTGGCAGGCAGCGGGCATGACCTACAGTGAGCTGGTCACGCGGCTGATTGACTTGGCACTGGCGAAACACCAGGCTCGACAGGCGTTGAAGATCAGTCGTTGA